A portion of the Deltaproteobacteria bacterium genome contains these proteins:
- a CDS encoding YbbR-like domain-containing protein: MKAPDLLGMLRGFTRRNLGLKFLALALSVAAWWFVAGETKVLVGMNVPLEIRELPKGMTVSNKVERQVEVRLSGPSSLLSALKASDLSVGVELANGRPGRQTVTLDDRSVKAPPGIKIQRIFPSTIEVVLERTERRAVPVSARIAGGAAVRRRIAKVEVDPPSVEIEALPEEFTRMPVVYTEEVVPDRSEGVYSAIARVETREAHAKIVGNPNVRVRIQFRR; this comes from the coding sequence GTGAAGGCGCCTGATCTCCTGGGGATGCTCCGCGGATTCACCCGCCGGAACCTCGGGCTCAAGTTCCTGGCGCTCGCCCTTTCCGTCGCCGCCTGGTGGTTCGTCGCGGGGGAGACGAAGGTGCTGGTCGGGATGAACGTTCCGCTCGAGATCCGCGAGCTGCCGAAGGGGATGACCGTGAGCAACAAGGTGGAGCGGCAGGTCGAGGTGAGGCTCTCAGGTCCTTCTTCCCTGCTCTCCGCGCTCAAGGCGTCCGACCTCTCCGTCGGCGTGGAGCTGGCGAACGGGAGACCGGGGCGCCAGACGGTGACGCTCGACGACCGGTCGGTGAAGGCGCCGCCGGGGATCAAGATCCAGCGGATCTTCCCGTCGACGATCGAGGTCGTTCTCGAGCGGACGGAACGGAGGGCGGTCCCGGTCTCCGCCCGGATCGCCGGAGGGGCCGCGGTCCGCCGTCGCATCGCGAAGGTGGAGGTCGATCCGCCGTCGGTGGAGATCGAGGCGCTCCCGGAGGAGTTTACCCGCATGCCGGTGGTCTACACGGAGGAGGTCGTTCCGGACCGGTCGGAAGGCGTGTACAGCGCGATCGCACGGGTGGAAACGCGCGAAGCGCATGCTAAGATCGTCGGAAATCCGAACGTTCGCGTGAGGATCCAGTTCCGCAGGTAA